One genomic segment of Bradyrhizobium prioriisuperbiae includes these proteins:
- a CDS encoding TRAP transporter substrate-binding protein, giving the protein MPVFLSRRTVLKSSAVLATGLVVSPAIIGRATAATMKMKVSSSLANDPKYANGRVYFDNLVKQLKATGLDGQIELAFFPDNQLGQEIDVINSVKLGVIDMMLSGSSISANLVPLVGTFDLGYLFSSFEQQTKAFDAGATKSIEAALLKGANIRVIAWAYNFGSRSVLAKKPVKTPEDLAGLKIRTLPNPVITECLRLMGAAATPLAFGEIYTALQAGVLDGLEHDPPTVVSSKFFETAKFYALTKHNFSPLAVYFSETTFGRMDAKLREGFVDAAQKAAADTRVHGLAVEKEALDVLTQKGVTIIDCDREAFRKRVLPQTDNFVKARPEAKPIVDAIRATQA; this is encoded by the coding sequence ATGCCCGTATTCCTGTCCCGCCGCACGGTGCTGAAAAGCTCGGCCGTGCTGGCCACCGGTCTCGTCGTTTCGCCTGCGATCATTGGTCGCGCCACAGCCGCCACCATGAAGATGAAGGTGTCGTCGTCGCTCGCCAACGACCCGAAATATGCCAACGGCCGCGTCTACTTCGACAACCTGGTCAAACAGCTGAAAGCTACTGGTCTCGACGGGCAGATCGAATTGGCGTTTTTCCCCGACAACCAGCTGGGGCAGGAAATCGACGTCATCAATTCGGTGAAGCTCGGCGTCATCGACATGATGCTGTCCGGCTCCTCGATTTCGGCGAATCTGGTGCCGCTGGTCGGCACCTTCGACCTCGGCTATCTGTTCTCGAGCTTCGAACAGCAGACCAAGGCATTCGATGCCGGCGCCACCAAATCGATCGAAGCTGCGCTGCTCAAGGGCGCCAACATCCGTGTCATCGCCTGGGCCTATAATTTCGGCTCGCGCAGCGTACTGGCGAAAAAGCCGGTCAAGACACCGGAGGATCTCGCTGGTCTCAAGATCAGGACTTTGCCCAATCCCGTCATCACCGAGTGCCTGCGCCTGATGGGGGCCGCGGCGACGCCGCTGGCGTTCGGGGAGATCTATACCGCCCTGCAGGCCGGTGTGCTCGACGGGCTGGAGCATGATCCGCCGACGGTTGTGTCGAGCAAGTTCTTTGAAACCGCGAAATTCTATGCACTGACCAAACATAACTTCTCGCCGCTGGCGGTGTACTTCAGCGAAACCACGTTCGGACGCATGGACGCGAAGTTGCGCGAGGGATTTGTCGATGCCGCGCAAAAGGCGGCGGCCGATACCCGCGTGCACGGGCTGGCGGTCGAGAAGGAAGCACTCGACGTTCTGACCCAGAAAGGCGTCACCATCATCGATTGCGACCGCGAGGCCTTCCGCAAACGCGTGTTGCCGCAAACCGACAATTTCGTGAAGGCGCGGCCGGAGGCCAAGCCGATTGTCGACGCCATCCGCGCCACCCAAGCCTAG
- a CDS encoding TRAP transporter large permease subunit, which produces MAGDIALTGPVARPATKVLLTLADAVAAVLLAADLAVVIGSVLLRSLFNAPVEWADDVARGLMVGSSFFGAASALARAENPGVAFFIDMAPGAVRRVVDAAEALLVFIVAAYAALNALKLGWLTTGQTTGSGLPLEWTFYPMGAGGLFMAVFAADLFLRRPTRDIAAGLALVLAVVALYLLWDAASPETVPASRTLMLAGFALTLVGGLPIGFALALAALIYIWAEGTLPGVIFAQQMARGIDNFVLLAIPFFILVGYLMEANGMSVRLIELLQRLVGRMRGGLNVVMVMSMVLFSGISGSKMADVAAVGSVLIPAARKSRQNPGNAVALLAASAVMAETIPPCINLIILGFVANLSIGGLFMAGLLPAGLMAAALIGVSILFGTKAAVTAEIIPAGSLNRMWLGAIVSLGLIAMIFIGFKSGFATATEISAFAVLYAIVVGAAVFRELSWANAVRCFIHAANRSGLVLFIVAAAQALAFVLTLQQVPHAVADMMIELSHSSGTWMFILLSIAILIVMGSVLEGAAALIIFGPLLVPVAGQLGIAPLHFGVVLVIAMGIGLFAPPLGLGLYGACLIGNVPIEQTVKPILGYLGLLFLCLLLIAFVPAISLWLPHALGY; this is translated from the coding sequence ATGGCCGGCGATATCGCGCTCACCGGGCCCGTCGCGCGTCCGGCGACGAAGGTCCTGCTCACGTTAGCCGACGCGGTGGCGGCGGTGCTCTTGGCCGCCGATCTTGCCGTTGTGATCGGCTCGGTGCTGCTGCGCTCGCTGTTCAACGCACCGGTGGAATGGGCCGACGACGTCGCGCGTGGCCTCATGGTCGGATCGAGCTTTTTCGGCGCGGCGAGTGCACTCGCACGCGCCGAAAATCCCGGCGTCGCTTTCTTCATCGACATGGCGCCTGGTGCCGTCCGCCGCGTGGTCGACGCGGCGGAGGCGCTGCTGGTGTTCATCGTCGCGGCCTATGCCGCGCTCAACGCTTTGAAGCTCGGCTGGCTCACCACCGGACAGACCACCGGCTCGGGATTGCCGCTGGAATGGACGTTCTATCCGATGGGGGCCGGCGGCCTGTTCATGGCGGTGTTCGCGGCCGATCTGTTTTTGCGCCGTCCGACGCGCGACATTGCGGCCGGGCTCGCGCTGGTGTTGGCCGTCGTCGCACTTTACCTGCTCTGGGATGCGGCTTCGCCCGAGACGGTGCCTGCGTCACGCACCCTGATGCTGGCCGGCTTTGCGCTGACACTGGTCGGCGGCCTGCCGATCGGGTTTGCGCTGGCGCTTGCGGCGCTGATCTACATCTGGGCCGAGGGCACGCTGCCGGGAGTGATCTTCGCGCAGCAGATGGCGCGGGGCATCGACAATTTCGTGCTGCTGGCGATCCCGTTTTTCATCCTGGTCGGCTACCTGATGGAAGCCAACGGGATGTCAGTCCGCCTGATCGAGTTGCTGCAACGGCTGGTCGGGCGCATGCGTGGCGGACTCAACGTGGTGATGGTGATGTCGATGGTGCTGTTCTCCGGCATCTCGGGGTCGAAGATGGCCGATGTCGCCGCCGTGGGCTCGGTGCTGATTCCGGCCGCGCGCAAGTCGCGGCAGAATCCCGGCAATGCCGTGGCGCTGCTGGCGGCGTCCGCGGTGATGGCCGAAACCATCCCGCCGTGCATCAATCTGATCATCCTCGGCTTTGTCGCCAATCTGTCGATCGGCGGCCTGTTCATGGCGGGTCTCCTGCCGGCCGGCCTGATGGCGGCGGCGTTGATTGGTGTGTCGATCCTGTTCGGCACCAAGGCTGCGGTAACCGCGGAGATCATTCCCGCGGGCTCGCTCAATCGCATGTGGCTGGGCGCGATCGTCTCGCTCGGGCTGATCGCGATGATCTTTATCGGCTTCAAGAGCGGGTTTGCGACAGCGACGGAAATTTCCGCTTTTGCCGTGCTCTATGCCATCGTGGTCGGCGCCGCCGTGTTCCGCGAGCTGTCGTGGGCGAATGCGGTGCGCTGCTTCATCCATGCGGCCAATCGCTCGGGACTGGTGTTGTTCATTGTCGCGGCGGCGCAGGCGCTGGCTTTTGTGCTGACGCTGCAGCAGGTGCCCCATGCGGTCGCCGACATGATGATCGAGCTGTCGCATTCGAGCGGCACCTGGATGTTCATCCTGCTCTCCATCGCGATCCTGATCGTGATGGGGTCGGTGCTGGAGGGCGCGGCGGCGCTGATCATCTTCGGGCCGCTGCTGGTTCCGGTGGCGGGGCAGCTCGGCATCGCGCCGCTGCATTTCGGTGTTGTGCTGGTGATCGCCATGGGCATCGGGCTGTTTGCGCCGCCGCTCGGATTAGGGCTCTATGGCGCCTGCCTGATTGGCAACGTGCCGATCGAGCAGACCGTCAAGCCGATCCTCGGTTATCTCGGCCTCCTGTTCCTCTGCTTGCTGTTGATCGCCTTTGTGCCGGCCATCAGCCTGTGGCTGCCGCACGCGCTCGGGTATTAA